The following proteins are co-located in the Desulfoscipio sp. XC116 genome:
- a CDS encoding response regulator transcription factor, with the protein MRILVVDDDKKITSMMQRVLTFEGHETFIAYNGVEGLQQAEQSKPDLVILDIMMPGLDGWEVCRHLRMQSDVPILMLTARDEVADRVRGLDVGADDYLVKPFALEELLARVRALLRRVRRFGREDGHMLTFADLTLDLGKREARRGSGVIPLTTREFELLKLFMQHPRQVLTRNQIMERIWGYDFSGESNVLEVYIGSLRQKLGSPQAPKLIHTVRGVGYTLKDQ; encoded by the coding sequence TTGAGAATACTGGTTGTAGACGACGATAAAAAAATCACCAGTATGATGCAAAGGGTGCTGACATTTGAAGGCCATGAAACATTTATAGCCTATAATGGCGTGGAAGGGCTGCAGCAGGCTGAACAATCCAAGCCCGACTTGGTAATACTGGATATAATGATGCCGGGCTTGGACGGCTGGGAGGTGTGTCGGCACCTAAGAATGCAAAGTGATGTACCCATTTTAATGCTCACCGCCCGGGATGAAGTAGCCGATCGGGTGCGTGGGCTGGACGTGGGGGCCGATGACTATCTGGTGAAACCATTTGCCCTGGAGGAACTGCTGGCCCGGGTTAGGGCGCTTTTGCGCCGGGTACGCCGGTTTGGCCGTGAGGATGGGCATATGCTGACCTTTGCCGATTTAACTCTGGACCTGGGAAAAAGGGAGGCCCGGCGGGGCAGCGGGGTTATTCCCCTGACCACTCGGGAGTTTGAACTGCTCAAGCTTTTTATGCAGCACCCTCGTCAGGTTTTAACACGCAACCAAATCATGGAACGGATCTGGGGCTATGATTTTTCCGGTGAATCCAATGTACTGGAGGTTTACATAGGCAGTTTACGTCAGAAACTGGGATCCCCTCAAGCACCGAAATTAATCCATACCGTGCGAGGTGTGGGGTATACTTTAAAGGATCAGTGA